In the genome of Roseovarius sp. Pro17, the window CCGTCTTGTGCGACGAAAACCAGCATTTAAAGATCCGTACGTTATCGCCGTGAAAGCGGTCGACATGCTTTTGGTCCAGCTCGAAATGCGGATCGTAGAACACGTTCACGCGCCCCGCCCCCGCCGTCAGAGCCGCACCATCAGCCAAGGGCAGTGTCCAGTCCTGCCGCTGCCCGTTTTCATAGCGCGTCTCCCACGGGACCAGATCGGGGTCCAGCGTGCTTTGCGGATTGATCGCGACCACATGCGCGCCCGGCACCAGCGACGAGAACGCCAGCGATGCGTAACCGCCCATCGACACGCCCGCGAACACGACGCGCTCGTAGCCCTCGAAAAACCCTTGGGCCACCAGCCCCTCAAACCGGCGGATCAGAGCGGCGTCACGATACCAATCGCTGACATGCGCCATGACGCCCAGATGGCAATAACCGCTGTCGGAGGCGAATTTGAACGCCCACGGCTCGCGCATTACGCTGTCGTCGTTAACGTTGGAGAGGTTGTCGAACGTCACCAGCAGCCGATCGCTAGGCCGTTTGACGAACATCAATGAGTGCCTGAGGTTCTTTTCAAAGAATCCCTCGCCCTCGGCGCCGGGACGAAGATCGTCCAGCCAAAGGGGGGTTTCCGGACTGTCGCCTGCTGCCTGCTCTGCCATGTATCCAACTTTGTGCTGCGTCATGCTGCTCTATCGCGGCGTGAGTGTATCGGCCTGCCTCGGCCACCCCGTCGCTTTGGGCGCATCATAACCCACTGCACAGAAAACAGGCAACATATCTATGGTTTTAGCGTTATTGGTTCGCAAAGCGAAACCCGCGCGCCACATATAGGGAACTGCCAGATGCCCCGATCAAAGCCGTGATTTGCCCCGCCGGGCCGTGCGATTTAAGAGGGGCCTCGAATTGTGTAACATCATCCAAGGGACAGCCATGCTGGACACTATCAAACGCGCGATCATCCCCGTCACGGCGCTGGCGTTGACGATTCTGGCGATCGGCCTCGCCACTTTCGACGCGCGCTGGCTGCTGGCACTGATCCTGACCGTCCCGGTCGTGCTGCTCGGCGTCTATGACCGTCACCAGAAAACGTGGACGATCACGCGCAACTACCCTGTCGCAGGCCGCATCCGCTGGGTTTTTTACAAGCTGCGGCCTTACTTGCGTTCCTATATCGTCGAGGACGACCTGTCGGGGACACCCTATTCCTTCGACGCGCGCAATCTTATCCACGCGCGCGCGCGGGGCGAAACGGACACGCAGCCCTTCGGAACCGAACGTGACACAAGCCATGTCGATTACCACTGGCTGATGCATTCCATCGCCCCCGAGGACGACCCCGACCCCGCCCCGCGCGTGCATGTCGGCAACGATCAGACAACGAAACCCTATTCGGCTTCGATCCTGAACGTGTCTGCGATGAGCTTTGGCTCGCTGTCCGCCAACGCCATTCAGGCACTGAACATCGGCGCCAAACAGGGCGGCTATTACCACGACACCGGCGAGGGCGGCGTCAGCGATCACCACTCCAAACACGGCGGCGATCTGGTCTGGGAACTGGGCTCGGGCTATTTTGGCGCGCGCACCAAGGACGGTAAATTCGACCCCGAAATGTTCCGCGACACTGCCACCCGCGATCAGGTCAAAATGACGGAAATCAAGCTGAGCCAAGGCGCTAAGCCTGGCCATGGCGGTATGCTGCCCGGCGCCAAGGTCACCGCCGAAATCGCCCGCATACGCGGGATCGAGCAGGGCAAGGACTGCCTGTCGCCGCGCGGCCACAAGGCGTTCTCGACGCCGATCGAGATGCTCGAATTCGCGGCGCAGATGCGCGAGCTCTCAGGCGGCAAACCCGTCGGGCTCAAACTGTGCATCGGCCAGCCCTACGAGGTCTTTGCGATTATGAAGGCCATCATGAAAACCGGCATCAAGCCGGAATTCATCGTCGTGGATGGCGGCGAGGGCGGCACCGGCGCAGCCCCGCTAGAGCTGTCGGATTGGGTCGGGATGCCCCTGACCGAAGGTCTGATCCTGATGCGCAACGCACTGGTCGGTTGTGGCCTCAAGAACGACATCAAGCTGGTCGCCAGCGGCAAGGTCTATTCCGGTATGGGCCTTGCTCACAACATCGCGCTGGGGGCCGATTGGTGCAATGCCGCGCGTGCCTTCATGCTATCGGTCGGCTGCATCCAGTCACAGCGCTGCCACCTCGACACCTGCCCCACCGGCGTCACCACTCAGAACGCGGCCCGCCAGCGCGGCCTCATCCCCGAGGTGCAGGGCGAGCGCGCCGCGCGCTTTCACTGCAAAACAATCGAGGCGCTGGTCGACATGGTCGCCGCCGCTGGCCTTAAGCATCCCAGTGAATTGCAACCCCATCACCTGATGCACAGGGTCGGCCCGGAATCGGCCCTGCCGATGGACCTGATCCATTCCTTCCTGCCCGAAAACATCCTGAACGAGGCACCAGAAGATACGCTTTACGCCGATTGGTGGGCGGCCGCGCAGGCCGAGAGCTTCAGATCCGCGACTGATCTGGTCAAGCGCCGTGCCAAAGCGAACCAGGACGTCGCGCTCAGCTAACGTATGATGCGCCGCCCTCCTGCCCCGCGTTTTGCCGCCCCGGCGTAATCCGCCGCGTATCGCCGACGATCTCGGCGCTGGGGGTGCAGGATCCTGTGGCATCGCGGTAGGTGCAACTGCCCTGCGCCGCCTCGCGCGCGGGGGTCATTTTGCCCTCTCGCCAGCCACCGCGCAGATAGAGCGCTGCGGCC includes:
- a CDS encoding FMN-binding glutamate synthase family protein; this translates as MLDTIKRAIIPVTALALTILAIGLATFDARWLLALILTVPVVLLGVYDRHQKTWTITRNYPVAGRIRWVFYKLRPYLRSYIVEDDLSGTPYSFDARNLIHARARGETDTQPFGTERDTSHVDYHWLMHSIAPEDDPDPAPRVHVGNDQTTKPYSASILNVSAMSFGSLSANAIQALNIGAKQGGYYHDTGEGGVSDHHSKHGGDLVWELGSGYFGARTKDGKFDPEMFRDTATRDQVKMTEIKLSQGAKPGHGGMLPGAKVTAEIARIRGIEQGKDCLSPRGHKAFSTPIEMLEFAAQMRELSGGKPVGLKLCIGQPYEVFAIMKAIMKTGIKPEFIVVDGGEGGTGAAPLELSDWVGMPLTEGLILMRNALVGCGLKNDIKLVASGKVYSGMGLAHNIALGADWCNAARAFMLSVGCIQSQRCHLDTCPTGVTTQNAARQRGLIPEVQGERAARFHCKTIEALVDMVAAAGLKHPSELQPHHLMHRVGPESALPMDLIHSFLPENILNEAPEDTLYADWWAAAQAESFRSATDLVKRRAKANQDVALS